ACTGCAATCGGTTTGATTCCCACGGGTCCTCCTGAATAACGATTGATTAAAATATCCAGGATCTGCCTGTCTACACCGTCCAATCCCAGATGATCCACACCCATCCTGTCAAAAGCGAAACGACAGGTGGTGATACCGACAGATTTTTCATTTCGAACTTCTCCGAAGTCCCTCACCCTCTTTAACAGGTGATTGGCGATCCGGGGGGTTTTACGGCTTCTTTTTCCGATTTCCAAAGCAACCCCTTCTTCCAAAACAACGGAAAGTAGTTTTGCAGAACGATCGACTATGATTGCCATCTCTTCGTCGGAATAAAAATCCAATTTCAAATGAATCCCAAACCGGGATTTTAACGGATCACTGACCAACCCCGATCTTGTGGTAGCTCCTACCAAAGTAAACGGCTGTAATTGGATCTGGAGCGCATTTGCGGTCACTCCTTCCCCCACTACCAAATCCACAAAATAGTTCTCCATGGCAGGATACAATAGCTCCTCTTGTTTTTTAACAAATCCATGGATTTCATCAACGAAAAACACTTCATTGGTTTTCAGAAGTGTAAGAAACCGAACCAAATCAGCTCCCTTTGAAATAGCAGGCGCTGATGTAGAGGTAAAGGCAACCGAGAGCTCATTGG
The nucleotide sequence above comes from Leptospira kobayashii. Encoded proteins:
- the ruvB gene encoding Holliday junction branch migration DNA helicase RuvB, whose amino-acid sequence is MGLREEINTESIDEPQLRPTKLSEFIGQREVLENLSVYIEAAKKRRSPLDHVLISGPPGLGKTTLANIIANELSVAFTSTSAPAISKGADLVRFLTLLKTNEVFFVDEIHGFVKKQEELLYPAMENYFVDLVVGEGVTANALQIQLQPFTLVGATTRSGLVSDPLKSRFGIHLKLDFYSDEEMAIIVDRSAKLLSVVLEEGVALEIGKRSRKTPRIANHLLKRVRDFGEVRNEKSVGITTCRFAFDRMGVDHLGLDGVDRQILDILINRYSGGPVGIKPIAVVLGEEERTIEDTYEPFLVRIGLIDRTPAGRVATRAAYEHMGYPYVTQVKLGEKDGPGLF